The genome window CCAGATGGTTGAAGGTAACCGGGTGTTCGTAAACGTGCGGACCGGCATAATCAGAGTGACAACTCTGACAAGCCCAGTCGAATCCGGTCGCAAGCATCATGTCTTTGCGATCCGACATTGAGTGGCAGTCCTGACACTTGACACTGCCTTCGTGAAGCGGATGCGCCGAGCGTGCGCTAAACTGTGCCATTACAGTCGAATGGCAAGTCGCGCAGTATTCTTCCGACTCATCCTTGACCAGCCCTTCGTTCATGTTGTCATGAACACTGTGACAGGTCGCACAATCGAGCCCCGCCCGCCCATGCGGATCAGTCGTCACCATGGCGGTCTGATGCTCCCCTTGGTGGCAACTGGCGCAAAGATTTGCCTGGGCTGCAAAAGCCAACTTGCTCGGCACTGCCGGTTTGTTGACTTCGGGATCGTCCAGATGCTTTTCCCAGTCTCCATGACACCCAACACAGGTAACAGCCATTCCCTTGGCAGTCGCCGAAGTCAGGGCATGTTTTGAACCGAGAAGGTTGTCTGCCTGGTCTTGATGGCATTCAAGACAAGCGGCGTTGTCGGCGGTAGCGTTGTCGGAAGCTACTAACTTCCCGCTCACCAACCAGCCACATAGTCCCAGTGCTATCACAACCAGAAGCAAGACCCTCGCGGTTCGGTACATGTTGATTTTATTCATATCAACCCCGTTAATGAGTAATTACTCCATGTTTTGATTGTGGATTTACGATGTCCGAATATGTGAAATCTATCACAAAGTCCTCTTCTTTCAGTTGCCGCATTTAAACCGAATGCCATTCTATAGTCAACAAAAAAGTGTCATAGTTTTGTCATCTTTCGACATTTCACTTAAGTTTATCGTGAAAACAATCACAAACTTGAGTGCCAAAAGAGTGATTTAGTCCCTTAAAAGCAGGACGGTCTTCGTGTGGTATTGGGTGAGTGTACCTATTCAGCAATTCCTATCGGAAATGCTAACCAACAAAATGTGGGCAAATGAGGTTATATTTAATTAGATAGCTTCGATTTCACCGACATTGGCATAGGTGTAGTTCGTACGGTAGGGATATTTATCGATATCATCGACTTGCGTAACACCTGACAACACTAAGATAGTATCCAACCCAGATTGAATTCCGGCAATAATGTCGGTCTCCATATTGTCGCCGATCATTATAGTCGTTTCCGAATGCGAATCGATCTTCCAAAGTGCCGCCCTCATCATATAAGGATTCGGCTTGCCAACATAGAATGGCTTCTTTCCTGTCACGCGTTCAATCGGTGCAGCCAAAGCTCCGCACGACGGGAATCCTGAAGGACCCGACACATCAGGGTTGGTCGCAATGAACCTCGCTCCATGGCGAATAAGCCGTATTGCCTTCTCTATCATCTCGAAATTGTATGCCCGAGTCTCCCCGAGCACAACGAAATCTGGGTCTTGATCCGTTATCTTAAATCCGTGCTCGTACAGCGCGTGAGTTAGCGCACCCTCACCGATTACAAATACCTTGTCGCCAGCTCCTTGGCTCTGCAAAAATGTCGCAGTCGCCATAGCAGAAGTATAGAAATGCTCTGCTGGCACTTCAAGACCAGCATTCTTCAGTCGATGGCTTAGATCAGAAGGTGTCAGCGAAGGGTAATTCGTTATGAACAGAAACGGGGTTTTTCGCTCTAAAAGCGAGTCAACAAACTCCTTGGCGCCTTCAATAAGGTGATTATCCCAAATGATAACGCCGTCCATATCGCAAAGTACTGATTTGTTCTTTTCTAATCTAATTGGCATAGTCCTATTTCCACTTGAAGTTGTTTCGCGCTTTGCCCGCAAAATAACGGAACACTCACCTAAGTCAACAAGTACAAATTGTATATCTTTGGCAGCTAACTCAAGTTCTTGCAACGAAATCCGAACGAATCAAAAGGGTAGCGCCAAAAAAGATTTTGCATTTGTCCTGCTGGCGCGTCAAATTGGTGCTGGCTATCTCGGCTCATGACCCGGTTTGGAGCTCAAGACTTGTTTGTTATTGCATTGCGGGTACTTATTGCCTGCCTATTCACCCTTATTGCCGCCTCCGGTGTTTACGGACAAACGCTTGGAATGCGTCATCCTGCGCCCTCGCCAGATGGTTCAAGAATCTGCTTCTCCTACGAAGGCGACCTCTGGACTGTCTCCGCACAAGGTGGAAATGCAACGAGACTTACCGTCCACGTCGGCTACGAATCTTTCCCGTCTGGTCGCCGGATGGCAAGAGCATAGCCTTTTCCTCAAACCGCTACGGCAGCCTCGACGTTTTCACCATACCCTCTGCGGGTGGTAAGGAAACGCGCCTGACTTGGCACTCCGATGACGATTTTGTCTCCGGCTGGTCGCCCGATAGCCGACGCGTCCTGTTTCATTCTCGCCGCGACCAGACTTTCGAACAGGTCTGGGAAATCTCGGCCTTTGGCGGCCGTGAAAAACCACTAACGCAAATCGCATCGACCTTTGGGACCAAAACGTCTGACAATGAGAAGCTGATATTTGTCCGAGGAGCAATCCCCTGGTGGCGCAAAGGTTACCGTGGCAGCGCCAATTGCGACATCTATTCCAAAGATCTCAAATCGGGTAATATCGAGCAACTGACGTTCTCGTCGGGAAATGACTTGTACGGCGCCATCGTCCCCGGTTCTGCTGAACTTGTCTACTTGTCGGACTCGACTGGGAACTACAATCTCTTCCGGCGCAATTTGATCGGAAGCACCGTCGTTCAAATGACGAACCACCGTCTCGACGTGCACCATCCGACATTGTCTGCCGACGGATCTCTGGTTGCTTACGAGCTTGCCGGCGAGATATACCTCTACGACATGAAATCTCTGCAGGGCCGCAAACTGATGGTCGAAGCAATTAGCTCAGAAAAGACCAATGACTTTGCGTTTTTCAGCGCCGATTCCGGCATCAGCGAATTCGTGCTTGCGCCTGATGGCAACTCATTCGCCTATATAGTCGGGGGCGAGGTGTTCTGCCGATCCCTCGGCGATGACGATCAGAGGCACTTGACGAATTCAGTTGCCGCAGAACACGACCTTTTCTGGGCTGAGGACTCGCGCCAGTTAGCATTAGTTACCCGCGTCGACGGCGATTATGCCATCCAGCTCCTCAGTTCCAATGACTCCCAGCGCCCATTGCTGCAGAATTCACACGATCTCTATGTCGAAACTCCGGTTAAGTCCCAACAAAGCCTGAGATCGCCGCAAATATCTCCTACCATGGCGCGAATCGCTTTCATCCGCGGCGATGTCCAACTCGTAGTTGCCGACATGAGCAAACTTACCGAACGCACCATCGCCGACAAGAATACCATCGGAGACTTCTCCTGGTCTCCCGATGGACGCTACATCGTCTTCACTCAGCGTGACGGCAATTGGGACAATGAGTTATTCATAGGCGACAGTGAAAGCGGTTCGATTGAAAAGGTCAGTACTGTTCCCGGTTGGTATCGCGAGCCAAGATTCTCATCCGACGGTAAGATGATTTACTATATCGAAGACGGCGATGTCTACTACTTCTACCTCGACCGTCAGGTTTCCGAGATGTCGCATTCACAACGACGAGAATACCTCAGTTCCTCTTCGACACCGTCGTCGCGAACTGCTTCGCCAGTGACGATTGATTTTGAGGCAATTTCCAACCGGGTTCAGCGGCTCACCGAATCCGGAATCGTCGTGTCCGTAGCAGCGGCTTCAAATTCGAGCGCATTTGTCTTCTCTACTATTAGCGATGAAGTGTTTCATCAACACATAGAGGATCCTAAACCGAAACTCCTCACTGAGGCAATCTCGCGTCCCCACGGGCTTCAGTTCCGGGGCGAGTCAAACGAGTTTGTTTTGAATGACGCAACCGGACGCTTGTTCTCGATTGACACGGAGATCGGCATTCCAAATCGAATCGGTTTTCGCGCCGAATGGTCCGTTAGTCGCAGTGAACTGCATCGCCAAGTATTCGGCGACGTTTGGAGCGAGATCAAGAATCGCTTCTATGACAATTCTTTCCACGGCACGAATTGGGAATCATTGCAGGAGATTTATCGTCCGCAAGTAGCCGCACGTTCCGAACTTGTTGATTTCCACGATCTCGTTCGCGAGATGCTCGGACAGATAAACGCTTCGCATCTGAACATCTGGCCGAATCAAAGCAACCTCCGCGAGACCGGCATGATCGGCGTCTTTCCCGACTACGAAGACAATGCCGCCGGCGTGATTGTACTTGAAACGCTCCCAGGACTCACCAGCTGCGCGTAAGATATCAGAAATCCGGGCATTTGATAAAATCACAGCCATCGACGGCGTTAAACTCGAATCAACGACTAACTACTTCGCACCGCTTGAGGGTGTGATTGACAAGGAAGTCAAGGTCGACCTTATTAATCGCGGCGGTATCACTCGTTCGGTGTACCTGACTCCGGTATCCCAAGACGAATATCACGAACTCGCTTGGCGCTTCCGCGAGTCAAAAACTCAAGGCACTGTCGATCAACTCTCGCAAAATCAAGTTGGCTACATTGCTCTGCAGCAGATTTCCGCAGCCAGCGTGGCAAAATTCGAAGACGATATCAAAGTGCTTTCGCAATCAAAACGTGCACTCGTTATCGACCTGCGCGGAAATTCTGGAGGATCGGAGCACGACCGCCTATTGTCGATTCTATCGCGCAAACCGTACGTCAAACACAGTCCGCGCCTTGGATCTGGCGGTTCCGACGCACCTTGGGCATTCGCCGGCCCGATCGCTCTCTTGGTGGATGAGTACACAAGCTCTGATGCTGAGATAGTTGCGCAGGGATTCAAAGAGTTGAAATTAGGAGAAGTGATCGGCACAACAACTTATGGTGCCGTCATTGGGACTGAGAAGAAGATTATGGCCGATGGTTCTGTGCTTAGCGTACCGACAGTCGGTTGGTTCTCGTTGTCTGATCAGAATCTGGAGAATCTCGGGGTTACGCCCGACCACCACGTTGCACTGGACTTAAGCAAAGCCGACCGCGGCGAAGACAACCAGTTGGCCGAGGCCGTCTCCCGCTTGATGTCAAAACTTCGTTAAGCTAACACCCGCAATTTTGCATACTTTGCCAGCAGCTTTTTGGTGCCGGCAAAATGGAAACGTACTTCGACTTCTGTTGAATCACCGGAACCGCTCCGCTTCAGAACCGTTCCTTCTCCCCACCGTGCATGAGCTACCGAGCTGCCGACTCGAATCGCTGCGAACTGATCATTTTGCATTGTCATTGCATGCTCGTAGTCGGAGTTCACTGCCCCATACGCATTGACCATTGTGTGCCGTTCCGCTACTACGACTTCGTCGGGCAATTCGTCGACAAATCGCGATCTGATTGACTGCCGCCCACCAAGACGAGCGCGCGTGTTTGCATAGGAAATAAACAGCCGCTTCTTCGCCCGTGTCATTGCCACGTAGAAAAGCCGCCGCTCTTCTTCAAGGTCAGCCGGGTTTTCAAGGCTCCTGCCCAGCGGAAATAATCCTTCCTCAAGACCGGCTACAAAAACTGCTTCGAATTCCAATCCCTTGGCAGCGTGAATTGTCATCAAGGTAACAGTGTCGCTCTCGCGATCCCAGTTATCGAGATCTGTATAAAGCGAAATCTCCTGCAAGAAATCCGCCAGTGTCGCCTCGGGTCTCTCAACGCCGAAATCACCCGCCGATGATGCCAATTCCGCTACGTTATCCAAACGCCCTTCTGTGCCGCTCGGATCGTTCTCCTTGAGATCCTTGTTGATTCCCGATTGCTCTGCGACCAGTGTCAACAGCGGTTCCAGCGGCAGGGAGCGCGACATCTCCTTAAAGTAGTTTATGATCTCAACGAACTTCGCCAGCTTGACGACGACGGTTCTGCCCAACTCGGCATTCGCGCCCTTGTCGATCGCCAACTCAAACAGCGATAGATTCTTGGACCGCGCCAACTCGCTCATCGCGGCGACCGTCGTGTCGCCAATTCCCCTCTTGGGATAGTTCACCACGCGCTTGAAACTAACGTCGTCCTTCGGATTCTCGATCAACCGCAGATACGCCATCATGTCCTTGATTTCCTTGCGCTGATAGAATCTCAGTCCGCCGACAATTCGATATGGAATGAATCTGCGCTTGAGCGACTCTTCAATAGCGCGTGATTGAGCGTTGGTGCGATACAGAATCGCAATCTCGCGTCGAATCACTCCCTGTGCTACCAGCGTCTCGATGTTCTCGCAAATCTTTTCGGCTTCGTCGCGATCCGTTTCCACAATCAACAATGTGACTGGATCACCCTTGTCGCCCACAGAATAAAGCGTCTTGCCCTTGCGCATCTGATTGTAAGCGACGACCTCGGAGGCCGCCTTCAGAATCGTTTGCGTCGAGCGATAGTTTTGCTCGAGACGGATGATACGGCAGTTCGGGTAGTCCTTTTCAAAGTTCAGGATATTGTCGATTGTTGCGCCGCGCCATCCATAAATCGACTGGTCCTCGTCACCCACAGCAAACAGATTCTTATGTCCCGCTGTCAACAACTTGGCGAGCATATACTGAGCGTGATTGGTATCCTGATACTCATCGATCATAACATAGTGATACTTGCTTTGCAGCCGCATGCGCGTTTCTTCATTGTCCCGAAGAATCTTAACGGCATAAAACAGCAAGTCATCGAAATCCACTGCTCGCGCCGCAAACAGTTTCTTCTGGTAGAGTTCATATACACGCGCCACACGCTCTGTGATGAAATTCCCTGCCATCGTCAGATACTTTGCCGAATCTACCAATTGTGATTTCGCGTCACTGATCTTGCTCCGCACCATTTGGGGCGCCGTCGTTTTGATATCCAGGCCCAGTTCAGCAATACTTGTCTTGACGAGGCTCATCGCGTCGTCTTCATCATAGATCGTGTAGTTCTGCGGAACACCGATTCGATCACCGTAAAACCTGAGCATCAATGATGAAAAAGAATGGAAGGTCGAAACTTGCATCCGGCGTTGGTCGATCTCAGTCAACCTCTCGATTCGCGCCTTCATTTCGCCCGCCGCTTTGTTCGTGAAAGTAACCGCCAGAATCTGTTCCGGCGCTGCATGACCTTGCGCCACCAAATGCGCGACGCGTGACGTCAGAACTTTCGTCTTACCTGAACCCGCTCCAGCGAGCACAAGTAGTGGACCGTCGACATGCGTCACAGCTTTGAGCTGTTCGCTGTTCAAACCGCCGAGGATTTTGTCTTGACCATTCATGGGTTGCCCAATATACTTGTGACCGATATCATGACAAGTGAAACTTTGCCGATACTTCGCAGTTTATCCTTATGAAATCACGCTCAAACAACGATCAATTCTACCAACAGCTTGCGCCGGTCTATCATCTCAAAGTTGACTGGCAAAACCGCAGCTCCAAAGAAAATCAGCTCTTTGCATATCTGATCGATTCTCTCTAAAGCCGTCATCTGTGCTCGATATCGGCTGTGGCGACGGAGGCCACGCCTCCCGCTTTGCTTCAGCAGGAATACGCTATCATGGTCTCGACAGTTCATCTGCGATGATCGAAGCCGCAGTCAAATCGCACTCCTCGCTCTCAGGCGTTACATTCTCAGTCGGTGATATGGCAAAACTTCCGAAGTTATTCTCAGGACAGTTTGATCAGGTTGTTATGCTCGGCAATACACTTCCCCACCTCTTGACTCGTCAGAAGCTGAAGGCTACCTTTACCGGTATCAGCCGCTCATTAATCAATTCGGGATACTTCGTACTGCAAACGGTCAACTCCGGTACATTCACCGGAAAAGAAATTCATTTCCTGCCCCCGAAATTGACTACCGAAGTCCTCTTCGCTCCGTTCTATTCCAAGCGGGGCGAATTCTGGGATTTCTATATGCCAATATATCGCCTTACAAATGGCGTCGTTTCCTCCTCGAACATCACCTCAACCAGCCTGAAGTTTTGGACTAAGAAGGAAATCGTCGCTCAAGCCCAATCTCTCGGACTCAAATTGACCGCTGCATTTGGTAATGCCAAACTCGACCCGTATCGGACTGCCACAAGCGACAACATGATTCTGATTTTCAGAAAGCTCACCAATGCCCGAACTGCCCGAGGTTGAAACTGTCGTGCGCGGACTGAATGCGCAGGCCAAAGGCCGGACCATCAGGACGATTCCGCACATCGCCGAGCATCTTCGCAAACGCGACACCGAATTGCGGACTCTGGCAGGCGATACATTCGTGAATTTTGACAGGCGCGGCAAATACATCATCGCCGAGCTCGCTTCCGGACGGCAGTTGCTGATCCATTTGCGTATGAGCGGTCAGATTCTGTTTATAGATAATCGCGAACGGCGTCAGTCCCATGATCATTTCGTCTCGACCTTCACAACTGGCTCCGACAAGTTGATCTTTCGCGATACACGAAAGTTCGGCATTATGGAGTTTCTCCGGGAAACCAA of bacterium contains these proteins:
- a CDS encoding cytochrome c3 family protein yields the protein MNKINMYRTARVLLLVVIALGLCGWLVSGKLVASDNATADNAACLECHQDQADNLLGSKHALTSATAKGMAVTCVGCHGDWEKHLDDPEVNKPAVPSKLAFAAQANLCASCHQGEHQTAMVTTDPHGRAGLDCATCHSVHDNMNEGLVKDESEEYCATCHSTVMAQFSARSAHPLHEGSVKCQDCHSMSDRKDMMLATGFDWACQSCHSDYAGPHVYEHPVTFNHLVDGGGCIECHSPHGSPNEKLLTQPENGTCLQCHGMPAGHRVAHSGMATRIDCVNCHTEFHGSNDNRLFLDPMLTTTFYANCYSSGCHDNLKK
- a CDS encoding HAD-IIA family hydrolase, with product MPIRLEKNKSVLCDMDGVIIWDNHLIEGAKEFVDSLLERKTPFLFITNYPSLTPSDLSHRLKNAGLEVPAEHFYTSAMATATFLQSQGAGDKVFVIGEGALTHALYEHGFKITDQDPDFVVLGETRAYNFEMIEKAIRLIRHGARFIATNPDVSGPSGFPSCGALAAPIERVTGKKPFYVGKPNPYMMRAALWKIDSHSETTIMIGDNMETDIIAGIQSGLDTILVLSGVTQVDDIDKYPYRTNYTYANVGEIEAI
- a CDS encoding PD40 domain-containing protein, giving the protein MVLAISAHDPVWSSRLVCYCIAGTYCLPIHPYCRLRCLRTNAWNASSCALARWFKNLLLLRRRPLDCLRTRWKCNETYRPRRLRIFPVWSPDGKSIAFSSNRYGSLDVFTIPSAGGKETRLTWHSDDDFVSGWSPDSRRVLFHSRRDQTFEQVWEISAFGGREKPLTQIASTFGTKTSDNEKLIFVRGAIPWWRKGYRGSANCDIYSKDLKSGNIEQLTFSSGNDLYGAIVPGSAELVYLSDSTGNYNLFRRNLIGSTVVQMTNHRLDVHHPTLSADGSLVAYELAGEIYLYDMKSLQGRKLMVEAISSEKTNDFAFFSADSGISEFVLAPDGNSFAYIVGGEVFCRSLGDDDQRHLTNSVAAEHDLFWAEDSRQLALVTRVDGDYAIQLLSSNDSQRPLLQNSHDLYVETPVKSQQSLRSPQISPTMARIAFIRGDVQLVVADMSKLTERTIADKNTIGDFSWSPDGRYIVFTQRDGNWDNELFIGDSESGSIEKVSTVPGWYREPRFSSDGKMIYYIEDGDVYYFYLDRQVSEMSHSQRREYLSSSSTPSSRTASPVTIDFEAISNRVQRLTESGIVVSVAAASNSSAFVFSTISDEVFHQHIEDPKPKLLTEAISRPHGLQFRGESNEFVLNDATGRLFSIDTEIGIPNRIGFRAEWSVSRSELHRQVFGDVWSEIKNRFYDNSFHGTNWESLQEIYRPQVAARSELVDFHDLVREMLGQINASHLNIWPNQSNLRETGMIGVFPDYEDNAAGVIVLETLPGLTSCA
- a CDS encoding UvrD-helicase domain-containing protein; this translates as MNGQDKILGGLNSEQLKAVTHVDGPLLVLAGAGSGKTKVLTSRVAHLVAQGHAAPEQILAVTFTNKAAGEMKARIERLTEIDQRRMQVSTFHSFSSLMLRFYGDRIGVPQNYTIYDEDDAMSLVKTSIAELGLDIKTTAPQMVRSKISDAKSQLVDSAKYLTMAGNFITERVARVYELYQKKLFAARAVDFDDLLFYAVKILRDNEETRMRLQSKYHYVMIDEYQDTNHAQYMLAKLLTAGHKNLFAVGDEDQSIYGWRGATIDNILNFEKDYPNCRIIRLEQNYRSTQTILKAASEVVAYNQMRKGKTLYSVGDKGDPVTLLIVETDRDEAEKICENIETLVAQGVIRREIAILYRTNAQSRAIEESLKRRFIPYRIVGGLRFYQRKEIKDMMAYLRLIENPKDDVSFKRVVNYPKRGIGDTTVAAMSELARSKNLSLFELAIDKGANAELGRTVVVKLAKFVEIINYFKEMSRSLPLEPLLTLVAEQSGINKDLKENDPSGTEGRLDNVAELASSAGDFGVERPEATLADFLQEISLYTDLDNWDRESDTVTLMTIHAAKGLEFEAVFVAGLEEGLFPLGRSLENPADLEEERRLFYVAMTRAKKRLFISYANTRARLGGRQSIRSRFVDELPDEVVVAERHTMVNAYGAVNSDYEHAMTMQNDQFAAIRVGSSVAHARWGEGTVLKRSGSGDSTEVEVRFHFAGTKKLLAKYAKLRVLA
- a CDS encoding class I SAM-dependent methyltransferase codes for the protein MLDIGCGDGGHASRFASAGIRYHGLDSSSAMIEAAVKSHSSLSGVTFSVGDMAKLPKLFSGQFDQVVMLGNTLPHLLTRQKLKATFTGISRSLINSGYFVLQTVNSGTFTGKEIHFLPPKLTTEVLFAPFYSKRGEFWDFYMPIYRLTNGVVSSSNITSTSLKFWTKKEIVAQAQSLGLKLTAAFGNAKLDPYRTATSDNMILIFRKLTNARTARG